In bacterium, a single genomic region encodes these proteins:
- a CDS encoding nitroreductase family deazaflavin-dependent oxidoreductase, producing the protein MEEKVDPERQASAESDFVVWLSTSPVFTWLIKNVAARLDPLIFRATNGRLTSLGPPTMPMLTMTAIGRKSGQPRSVHLACLEHEGDQLVVASAMGQQKHPAWRYNIDANPQVEVQMRGERFNARARVLSDSEKQKVWDDVRHAIPQMKVYEKRTERKIRVYRLNRIGS; encoded by the coding sequence GTGGAAGAAAAAGTGGATCCCGAGCGTCAGGCCTCTGCCGAGAGTGACTTCGTCGTCTGGCTCTCCACCTCCCCCGTCTTCACCTGGCTGATCAAGAACGTGGCAGCGCGGCTGGATCCGCTGATCTTCCGGGCCACAAACGGTCGCTTGACTTCGCTGGGCCCTCCGACCATGCCCATGCTCACGATGACCGCGATCGGCCGCAAGTCCGGCCAGCCGCGATCCGTACACCTCGCCTGCCTGGAGCACGAAGGGGATCAACTGGTCGTGGCCAGTGCCATGGGTCAGCAGAAGCACCCGGCCTGGCGCTACAACATCGACGCAAACCCCCAGGTCGAGGTACAGATGCGCGGCGAGCGCTTCAACGCGCGGGCCCGGGTGTTGAGTGACTCAGAGAAACAGAAGGTCTGGGACGACGTGCGACACGCCATTCCACAGATGAAAGTCTACGAGAAGAGAACCGAGCGGAAGATTCGCGTGTACCGCTTGAACCGAATCGGTTCCTGA
- a CDS encoding DUF2264 domain-containing protein, whose protein sequence is MTTDPRANPLAGNPLRSRSDLQRAVRDLVTPLLPHFSPGGARVRLGSYAAAFSHTDAEFEGYARPLWGLAPLVAGGGTWDHWEPWVRGLAAGSDPDHPEHWSMYESATQAMVEQAAVGFGLLLVPEVLWEPLDEKARDHLVAWLGRINQHDPFPNNWQFFRVLVNLGLERVGRPTDEAAVEASLDKIDSYYLGDGWYMDGLGRSRDHYVAWAIHAYGLIYAYARPQDPRSARFRERARLYAPDFETWFDADGGTLSFGRSLTYRFAAAAFWSALVLADEEALPWGRIKGQLLRHLRWWSQHPISDRDGVLSLGWCYNNPWMREEYSSAGSPYWALKAFLCLAAPEDHPFWTVAEEPAPPPGEPHALPRAGMVVARDACQSVAVSGGHDGMSYFNQGIAKYSRMAYSTRFALGADPARGLGDSTIVFEDPASGQRYARETVESHEVRDTRVYSRWSPCQGVTVHSVLSGGAPWHLRAHRVVTDRRLRTIETGFALGLEVPGRFDELSKSGATRASSPHGATAAVDLVGDREATCSAQPPNTNLAHPFSVIPRLAGDLEPGVHDLVCAIGASTDDESVAADAAPRDVTALLAWLDEVAPR, encoded by the coding sequence ATGACGACCGATCCCCGAGCGAATCCACTCGCCGGAAACCCCTTGCGCTCGCGCAGCGATCTGCAGCGCGCCGTACGCGATCTCGTGACTCCGCTTCTCCCGCACTTCAGTCCGGGTGGTGCGCGCGTCCGGCTCGGAAGTTATGCCGCGGCCTTCAGCCACACCGATGCCGAGTTCGAAGGTTATGCCCGGCCCCTTTGGGGTCTGGCTCCCCTGGTGGCCGGGGGCGGGACGTGGGATCACTGGGAACCCTGGGTTCGCGGCCTGGCCGCAGGATCCGATCCGGACCACCCGGAACACTGGTCCATGTATGAGAGCGCCACCCAGGCCATGGTCGAACAGGCCGCGGTTGGCTTCGGCCTCCTTCTGGTACCGGAGGTCCTCTGGGAACCGCTCGATGAGAAAGCCCGCGACCATCTCGTCGCCTGGCTCGGGCGAATCAACCAGCACGACCCGTTCCCGAACAACTGGCAGTTCTTCCGCGTACTGGTGAACCTGGGTCTGGAGCGAGTCGGACGACCGACCGACGAAGCCGCAGTCGAAGCCTCGCTCGACAAGATCGACAGTTACTACCTGGGCGATGGCTGGTATATGGACGGTCTCGGGCGAAGCCGCGATCACTATGTGGCCTGGGCGATCCACGCCTACGGGCTCATCTACGCCTACGCGCGACCGCAGGATCCGCGTTCGGCCAGGTTCCGCGAACGCGCGCGCTTGTACGCGCCGGATTTCGAGACCTGGTTCGACGCGGACGGGGGAACTCTGTCCTTTGGTCGCAGCCTGACCTATCGCTTCGCCGCCGCCGCTTTCTGGTCGGCCCTGGTCCTCGCCGACGAAGAAGCGCTGCCCTGGGGGCGGATCAAGGGACAGTTATTGCGTCACCTGCGCTGGTGGTCGCAGCACCCGATCTCCGATCGCGACGGCGTACTGAGTCTGGGCTGGTGTTACAACAATCCGTGGATGCGCGAGGAGTACAGCTCCGCGGGTTCACCGTACTGGGCGCTGAAGGCTTTCCTGTGTCTGGCCGCGCCCGAAGACCACCCCTTCTGGACGGTCGCGGAAGAACCGGCGCCCCCACCGGGCGAACCGCACGCCTTGCCCCGAGCGGGCATGGTCGTCGCGCGCGATGCCTGCCAGAGCGTCGCAGTGAGCGGCGGTCACGACGGGATGAGTTACTTCAATCAGGGGATCGCGAAGTACAGTCGCATGGCGTACTCGACGCGTTTCGCGCTCGGCGCTGACCCGGCCCGGGGCCTGGGCGACTCTACGATCGTATTCGAGGACCCAGCCAGTGGCCAGCGCTATGCGCGAGAGACCGTCGAGAGCCACGAGGTTCGCGACACGCGGGTCTATTCGCGCTGGTCGCCATGCCAGGGCGTGACCGTACACTCGGTCTTGTCGGGAGGGGCGCCGTGGCATCTGCGCGCCCATCGGGTCGTGACCGATCGTCGCCTGCGCACGATCGAGACCGGTTTCGCGTTGGGGCTCGAAGTGCCCGGTCGATTCGATGAGCTGTCGAAGTCCGGAGCGACGCGAGCGAGTTCGCCCCACGGCGCGACGGCGGCCGTCGACCTGGTCGGCGATCGAGAGGCCACCTGCTCTGCGCAGCCTCCCAATACGAATCTGGCCCACCCGTTCAGTGTCATTCCCCGGCTCGCAGGCGATCTCGAGCCGGGGGTTCACGATCTCGTGTGTGCGATCGGCGCCAGCACCGATGACGAGTCCGTGGCAGCCGACGCAGCACCCCGCGACGTGACCGCGTTGCTCGCCTGGCTGGACGAGGTCGCGCCGCGATGA
- a CDS encoding acyl-CoA dehydrogenase yields the protein MPDASLEAFRSELVEWLEANCPASLRPGATSTKEDRDSWQQVYIERGYTMPTWPREYGGGGLSKDEARVLSHEMGRFANWVPVASFFGTSMLGPVLLEFGNEEQKKEHLPKIVSCEIQWCQGYSEPGAGSDLASLQTRAVRDGDKYIINGSKIWTTGANNADWIFCLTRTDPDAAKHDGISFILFDLRQPGVTISPIQLISGASEFCQVFFQDVKAEARNLVGTLNGGWTIAKRLLQHERAMLSGGTGGGGERPQAKKGPVPAPTSALAEAARAHLGEKQGQLADYPLRDRIAQNEMDALCFGLTLKRSGEQAKAGQGPGPATSMFKLYASELNKRRSEILMSVRGAAALGWSGDEFTPLDIMETRGWLRSKGNSIEGGTSEVQLNVIAKRVLGLPD from the coding sequence ATGCCCGACGCATCTCTCGAAGCGTTCCGCTCGGAACTCGTCGAATGGCTGGAAGCGAACTGTCCGGCTTCACTTCGACCCGGCGCCACATCGACGAAAGAAGACCGCGATTCCTGGCAACAGGTCTATATCGAGCGCGGTTATACGATGCCAACCTGGCCGCGCGAATACGGCGGCGGAGGCCTTTCGAAGGACGAAGCCCGGGTTTTGAGCCATGAGATGGGACGCTTCGCAAACTGGGTCCCGGTGGCCAGCTTCTTTGGCACCTCGATGCTGGGACCCGTTCTGCTCGAGTTCGGCAACGAAGAGCAGAAGAAGGAGCACCTGCCCAAGATCGTGAGCTGTGAGATCCAGTGGTGCCAGGGGTACAGCGAGCCGGGGGCCGGTTCCGACCTCGCCAGTCTGCAGACCCGCGCGGTGCGCGACGGCGACAAGTACATCATCAACGGTTCGAAGATCTGGACGACGGGCGCGAACAACGCCGACTGGATTTTCTGTCTGACCCGCACCGATCCAGATGCGGCCAAGCACGATGGCATCAGCTTCATCCTTTTCGATCTGCGCCAGCCGGGCGTCACGATCTCGCCGATCCAGCTGATCAGCGGCGCCTCCGAGTTCTGCCAGGTTTTCTTCCAGGACGTCAAAGCCGAGGCTCGCAACCTGGTCGGCACACTGAATGGCGGCTGGACGATCGCCAAGCGCCTGCTCCAGCACGAACGGGCCATGCTCTCAGGCGGCACCGGAGGAGGAGGAGAGCGCCCCCAGGCCAAGAAGGGTCCGGTACCCGCTCCGACCAGTGCGTTGGCGGAAGCCGCGCGAGCCCATCTCGGTGAAAAGCAGGGTCAGTTGGCGGATTACCCGCTGCGCGATCGCATCGCCCAGAACGAGATGGACGCACTCTGCTTCGGGCTCACACTCAAGCGCAGCGGTGAGCAGGCGAAAGCCGGACAGGGTCCAGGACCGGCGACCTCCATGTTCAAGCTCTATGCGAGCGAATTGAACAAACGCCGCTCAGAGATATTGATGTCGGTGCGCGGCGCAGCGGCTCTGGGCTGGAGCGGCGATGAGTTCACCCCGCTCGACATCATGGAAACCCGTGGCTGGTTGCGCTCCAAGGGAAACTCGATCGAAGGCGGCACCTCCGAGGTGCAATTGAACGTCATCGCCAAGCGCGTTCTGGGCCTGCCGGACTGA
- a CDS encoding hydroxyacid dehydrogenase yields the protein MPATRRPVVVPVFIPGLESLLCGETEWSALEAIADLPDRTPLAGFAVEGAAERLRDATVLLTGWGCPAIDAAALDLAPNLELIAHAAGTVKEMVTPELWERGVRVCSAAAANAVPVAEFTLAAILLANKDAFASNQRYHASGAAAARVGFDVGNRNKVVGIVSASRVGRCVIEMLAPFDLRVLLFDPYLDEAEARAMATEPVGLDELLERSDVVSLHAPLIPETTEMIGKRELARMRDGATLINTARGRICNAEALEVELVSGRLRAVIDTSEPEPLPDNSPLRGLSNVFLTPHIAGSLGTEIPRMTQLAIDEIGRLARGEALHHEVRRTELERQA from the coding sequence ATGCCTGCGACGCGGCGTCCGGTGGTCGTGCCGGTCTTCATCCCGGGACTGGAATCCCTGCTCTGCGGCGAGACGGAGTGGAGCGCCCTGGAGGCGATCGCCGATCTGCCGGATCGGACCCCGCTCGCGGGGTTTGCGGTCGAGGGCGCGGCCGAAAGGCTGCGCGACGCGACGGTTCTGCTGACGGGCTGGGGGTGCCCGGCGATCGACGCCGCGGCTCTCGATCTGGCTCCGAATCTCGAACTCATCGCCCACGCCGCCGGAACGGTTAAAGAAATGGTCACCCCGGAGTTGTGGGAGCGAGGTGTGCGGGTCTGTTCTGCGGCCGCCGCCAACGCAGTGCCCGTCGCCGAGTTCACGCTCGCCGCGATCCTGCTCGCGAACAAGGACGCCTTCGCTTCCAACCAGCGTTACCACGCGAGTGGGGCTGCCGCCGCACGCGTCGGGTTCGACGTCGGCAATCGCAACAAGGTGGTCGGGATCGTCAGTGCATCGCGCGTCGGTCGGTGTGTGATCGAGATGCTCGCACCTTTCGATCTGAGGGTTCTGCTCTTTGATCCGTATCTGGACGAAGCCGAGGCCCGCGCCATGGCGACCGAGCCGGTCGGTCTCGACGAACTCCTCGAACGCTCCGACGTCGTGAGCTTGCACGCGCCGCTCATTCCCGAGACGACCGAAATGATCGGCAAGCGAGAACTCGCGCGGATGCGCGACGGGGCGACACTGATCAACACCGCACGGGGTCGGATCTGCAACGCAGAAGCACTCGAGGTGGAGCTGGTTTCCGGGCGTCTTCGCGCGGTCATCGATACCTCCGAGCCGGAGCCACTGCCCGATAACTCTCCGCTGCGCGGCTTGAGCAATGTCTTCCTGACACCCCATATCGCCGGTTCGCTCGGCACGGAGATCCCGCGCATGACTCAGCTCGCCATCGACGAGATCGGCCGCCTGGCTCGCGGTGAAGCTCTGCATCACGAAGTGCGCCGCACCGAACTGGAGCGCCAGGCGTGA
- a CDS encoding TIM barrel protein yields MSVVLPGLCSISFRKHEVDAVLRMAEESGLRALEWGSDAHVPPGDPTAAGALARRCRDAGLSCPSYGSYYFAGKSEDAELDALLDTTEALGASTLRIWAAFGTGPDSTAQERANVTDAVREAGVRAAGRGLAIGLEFHPGTLTETAASTLALLEGAGTNVFTYWQPVAGAKAEDSLAELARVQDRLAHLHVFSWDPTPAQRRPLDFLEPMWRAALRQAAQERTFPVPRCAFLEYLPDDDPKALRRDAAVLAGWIDEECV; encoded by the coding sequence GTGAGCGTCGTGTTGCCGGGGTTGTGCTCGATCAGCTTTCGCAAACACGAAGTGGACGCGGTTCTGCGTATGGCGGAGGAATCCGGTCTCCGGGCCCTGGAATGGGGTTCCGACGCCCACGTGCCTCCGGGCGACCCGACCGCGGCAGGCGCTCTCGCGCGGCGTTGTCGCGACGCCGGCCTGAGTTGCCCTTCGTACGGCTCCTATTACTTCGCCGGAAAGAGCGAAGACGCCGAACTCGACGCACTCCTCGACACGACCGAAGCGCTGGGGGCGAGTACTCTGCGCATCTGGGCGGCGTTTGGAACGGGTCCGGACTCGACTGCGCAAGAGCGCGCTAATGTCACCGATGCCGTCCGCGAGGCGGGTGTGCGCGCGGCCGGGCGCGGACTTGCGATTGGCCTCGAGTTCCACCCCGGTACTCTTACCGAGACCGCGGCCAGCACCCTCGCTCTACTGGAAGGTGCGGGAACAAACGTCTTCACGTACTGGCAACCCGTGGCCGGTGCAAAGGCCGAAGATTCGCTGGCCGAACTCGCGCGTGTGCAGGACCGACTGGCCCATCTGCACGTCTTCTCATGGGATCCGACGCCCGCGCAGCGACGGCCGCTCGATTTTCTGGAACCCATGTGGCGGGCTGCGCTGCGCCAGGCGGCACAAGAACGCACTTTCCCCGTACCGCGTTGTGCGTTCCTCGAATACCTGCCCGACGATGATCCAAAAGCCCTGCGTCGCGACGCCGCCGTCCTCGCCGGCTGGATCGATGAGGAGTGTGTATGA
- a CDS encoding GreA/GreB family elongation factor has protein sequence MKTIDKTRVLEALRKRIADALDGLTDSQKTTAAGATHEETRAEDPKDTRAVEASYLARGLARRVEALEAEAARLASMTLASFEPDDAVAMTALIEIEDQLSGPSIVFLIPAGAGETLDVDGTMIRPVTPGSPMGRALLGKCAGDDIELELPAGTRHLSISWVV, from the coding sequence GTGAAGACGATCGACAAGACACGGGTGCTCGAGGCGCTGCGCAAACGGATCGCTGATGCACTCGACGGTTTGACCGACTCGCAGAAAACGACCGCGGCCGGTGCAACTCACGAAGAGACACGCGCCGAAGATCCGAAGGACACGCGCGCCGTCGAGGCGAGCTACCTCGCCCGCGGACTCGCGCGGCGTGTCGAGGCGTTGGAAGCGGAAGCAGCGCGACTCGCGAGCATGACGCTCGCGAGCTTCGAACCCGACGATGCAGTGGCCATGACCGCGCTCATCGAGATCGAGGATCAGCTCAGCGGTCCTTCCATCGTTTTCCTCATTCCGGCCGGCGCCGGTGAAACGCTGGACGTGGATGGAACGATGATCCGTCCCGTGACACCGGGCTCACCCATGGGGCGGGCGTTGCTCGGAAAATGCGCTGGCGATGACATCGAACTGGAGCTACCGGCCGGGACTCGACATCTCAGCATTTCGTGGGTTGTCTGA
- a CDS encoding TetR/AcrR family transcriptional regulator, with product MASTRSLGPGAAKATNKPAKASRAAARTRRREPGDARRSILDAATSEFSVHGLAGARVDRLAAAAGLNKAMIYHYFGDKEGLYLAVLERAYAGIREAEAQLDWTDAPPAEAVRRLVHFTWDYFVAHPEFLSLLNTENLQRARYVRRSEHVAHLQSSLVDGLRAVIARGEASGEFRRDVDPVQLYWSIAALGYFYLSNRHTLAVSFERELDSPEALAARRDHVTDVILGYLRP from the coding sequence ATGGCAAGTACACGATCTCTCGGCCCAGGGGCCGCAAAGGCCACGAACAAGCCCGCGAAAGCCTCGCGAGCCGCTGCCCGGACTCGCCGACGCGAACCCGGGGACGCTCGCCGCTCGATCCTCGATGCGGCGACAAGCGAGTTCTCGGTCCACGGTCTGGCGGGCGCCCGGGTCGATCGCCTGGCCGCAGCCGCCGGGCTGAACAAGGCGATGATCTACCACTACTTCGGCGACAAGGAGGGCCTGTACCTGGCGGTGCTCGAGCGCGCCTACGCGGGAATTCGCGAGGCCGAAGCTCAGCTCGACTGGACCGACGCGCCGCCCGCAGAAGCGGTCCGTCGCCTGGTTCATTTCACCTGGGACTACTTCGTGGCCCACCCCGAGTTCCTGTCTCTGCTGAACACAGAGAACCTGCAACGAGCCAGATACGTGCGCCGCTCGGAACACGTAGCGCATCTGCAGTCGTCGCTTGTCGATGGGCTTCGCGCGGTGATCGCGCGCGGCGAGGCGAGCGGTGAATTCCGAAGAGACGTAGATCCTGTTCAGCTGTACTGGTCGATCGCTGCGCTCGGCTACTTCTATCTTTCGAATCGCCATACGCTCGCGGTCAGCTTCGAACGCGAACTCGACTCGCCGGAAGCTCTCGCCGCGCGACGCGATCACGTAACGGATGTCATTCTCGGCTACCTGCGTCCGTAG
- a CDS encoding acetyl-CoA acetyltransferase — MSSSQEVPVIVGVGQILQRLEDPRKAAEPLQMMVAALEQAGEDAGAPKLLQRANSIYVLRGAWAYGDPGREIARRLSAMPDETVGTPYGGNYAQACVIDAAREIQAGRCGVALVTSGEKGRSVGQAQRQGVELTETEAPGVPDRMVDLDKAIFHDAELARGMNSASDIFAIIDSALRAAKGESLTTHEERIAELWAGFNEVARDNPNAWIRKPYTAQEIGRASPDNPMISYPYTRLMNANARVDMAAGVIVCSLKTAREAGVPEDKLVFPHSATEANDSLFLSNRKEFHRSPAVRIAGKRVLELANKTIEEIEHLDLYSCFPSSVQVAANELGVPENRPLTVTGGLTFGGGPLNSATLHAITRMAEVVREDRGSRGLVHGNGGWLAKHAFAIYSTEQPEGGFRYENLQEQADASPLREALIDWEGPVVVEAYTVAHKSGQPRIAHVACLTEDGRRTWGTVEDPAVLEAMMREEFCGRSGNIDGKGKLSVS; from the coding sequence ATGAGTTCATCGCAAGAAGTCCCGGTCATCGTCGGCGTGGGCCAGATTCTGCAGCGTCTGGAGGATCCGCGCAAAGCGGCCGAACCCCTGCAGATGATGGTGGCCGCGCTCGAGCAGGCCGGCGAAGACGCCGGAGCCCCGAAACTCCTGCAGCGAGCGAATTCGATCTACGTGCTTCGCGGTGCCTGGGCGTACGGAGATCCCGGACGTGAGATCGCGCGCAGACTCAGCGCGATGCCGGACGAGACCGTCGGCACTCCCTACGGCGGAAACTACGCGCAGGCCTGCGTGATCGACGCGGCCCGCGAGATTCAAGCGGGGCGTTGCGGGGTCGCGCTGGTGACCAGCGGCGAGAAAGGTCGCAGCGTGGGGCAGGCTCAACGCCAGGGCGTCGAACTGACGGAAACCGAAGCGCCCGGTGTTCCCGATCGCATGGTCGATCTGGACAAGGCGATCTTTCACGATGCCGAACTTGCGCGCGGCATGAACAGCGCCAGCGATATCTTCGCCATCATCGACAGCGCGCTTCGCGCTGCGAAAGGCGAGTCCCTGACGACTCACGAAGAGCGGATCGCTGAACTCTGGGCGGGTTTCAACGAGGTCGCTCGTGACAACCCCAATGCCTGGATTCGCAAACCGTACACGGCGCAGGAGATCGGTCGGGCTTCGCCGGACAATCCGATGATTTCCTATCCCTACACGCGACTGATGAATGCCAATGCCCGGGTCGACATGGCCGCCGGCGTCATTGTCTGCTCGCTGAAAACCGCACGGGAGGCGGGTGTGCCCGAGGACAAGCTCGTTTTCCCGCACTCCGCAACCGAGGCCAACGACAGTCTCTTCCTGTCCAACCGGAAGGAGTTTCACCGCTCGCCCGCAGTGCGGATCGCGGGAAAACGCGTACTCGAACTCGCGAACAAGACGATCGAAGAGATCGAGCATCTGGATCTCTACAGCTGCTTTCCGTCCTCGGTTCAGGTCGCTGCAAACGAACTCGGTGTTCCCGAAAATCGCCCCCTTACCGTGACCGGAGGACTGACGTTTGGCGGCGGGCCGCTGAACAGCGCCACGCTTCACGCCATCACACGCATGGCCGAAGTCGTCCGCGAGGATCGCGGTTCCAGGGGTCTGGTTCACGGCAATGGCGGGTGGTTGGCCAAACACGCCTTCGCGATCTACTCCACCGAACAGCCCGAGGGCGGCTTTCGCTACGAGAACCTCCAGGAACAGGCGGATGCAAGTCCGTTGCGCGAAGCACTGATTGACTGGGAGGGACCGGTCGTCGTGGAGGCCTATACCGTCGCGCACAAGTCCGGCCAACCCAGAATCGCCCACGTGGCATGTCTTACAGAGGACGGTCGACGCACCTGGGGAACGGTAGAAGATCCAGCCGTGCTAGAGGCGATGATGCGGGAGGAATTCTGTGGCCGAAGCGGGAACATCGACGGCAAGGGCAAGCTGAGCGTGTCGTAG
- a CDS encoding CoA transferase, with the protein MRGLKDIRVIDGSSHIAGPYCGKLFADAGADVIKLETATGDPLRGWSVNGVDLGPEDAALFRYLNASKRSVVGSLIDGECDDLIASADLLIEDLSVQAYDRNAVLERHPGLVILTITPFGLTGPLADRPASDFSIQAECGSLGGRQRIGGEPFQAGGGVAAWAGGCFASVPALAAVRRAQATGQGEHVDFSLHEVTGMATNCYLDLMWSILGRPPVSGALPNIETPSIEPTSDGFVGFTTYTPKQMSDFMLLIERPDLHESGEFDQFGQRLGRFEEWEKVLHAYTQKHTSHEIIERAHELRIPVAPICNGQTVLEQDQTQARGVFVEDPSGGFKRPIPPYRIDHQSLPSARTAPRLGEHDGRIEARNPQRPQPEGNRRLPLEGMRIIDVTTWWAGPIATQMLAMLGADVIHVESIQKIDGCRSVGSTFAAQQEAWWECSFIYLSANTNKRGLTLDLSSPKGMEVLEKLILDADALVENYSPRVMDGFGVSWERIQELNPRCHYVRMPAFGLDGPLRENVGFAATMEQMSGLSWLTGHLEDQPRIQRGPCDPVAGVHAAFALLVAMAERDHSQRGHFIECSMLEAALNITAEQVIEHTAYGNLMSRQGNRSPEAAPQGLYACRDHQLAENPQWLALSVTSETQWRALVELLGRPEWATKIDADLPSRRALHDEIDEGLRNAFAQRDRDTWIEELLAVGVPAAAILDPRSLSTHPHYLARGFVEELEHPVIGRQLTMGAPFRFASVERWLNCAAPTLGQHNDEILRELGYSKDEIDNLAAEKIIGTLPEAHSR; encoded by the coding sequence ATGCGCGGGCTGAAAGACATACGGGTCATCGACGGCTCGAGCCATATCGCCGGGCCGTATTGTGGCAAGCTCTTTGCGGACGCCGGTGCGGATGTCATCAAGCTGGAAACGGCGACAGGTGATCCATTGCGCGGCTGGTCGGTCAATGGAGTCGATCTCGGCCCTGAAGACGCTGCGCTATTCCGGTATCTGAACGCATCGAAGCGAAGCGTCGTCGGCTCCCTCATCGATGGAGAATGCGATGACCTGATCGCGAGCGCGGACCTGCTGATCGAAGACCTGTCCGTCCAAGCCTACGATCGCAACGCAGTTCTCGAACGCCATCCCGGCCTGGTGATCCTCACGATCACGCCGTTTGGTTTGACGGGTCCGCTGGCCGACCGACCAGCCAGTGACTTCAGTATTCAGGCTGAATGCGGATCGCTAGGTGGGCGGCAGCGTATCGGTGGTGAGCCTTTTCAGGCGGGTGGAGGTGTAGCCGCGTGGGCCGGAGGCTGTTTCGCCTCGGTTCCTGCGCTGGCCGCGGTCCGAAGAGCGCAGGCGACGGGCCAGGGCGAGCACGTCGACTTTTCACTGCACGAAGTGACCGGGATGGCGACGAACTGCTACCTCGATCTGATGTGGAGCATCCTCGGCCGACCGCCGGTATCGGGTGCGCTGCCCAATATCGAAACACCTTCGATCGAACCCACCAGCGATGGCTTCGTCGGCTTCACCACCTACACACCGAAACAGATGTCCGACTTCATGCTCTTGATCGAACGCCCCGATCTCCATGAGTCAGGCGAATTCGATCAGTTCGGTCAGCGTCTCGGACGCTTCGAGGAGTGGGAGAAGGTCCTCCACGCCTACACCCAGAAGCACACGAGCCACGAGATCATCGAACGCGCCCACGAGTTGCGGATACCCGTCGCACCGATCTGCAATGGCCAGACGGTACTCGAGCAGGATCAGACCCAGGCGCGCGGAGTCTTCGTCGAGGATCCATCGGGCGGATTCAAACGACCGATTCCTCCGTATCGCATCGATCATCAGTCGCTCCCGAGCGCGCGCACCGCACCGCGTCTCGGCGAGCACGACGGCCGGATCGAAGCGCGAAACCCGCAGAGACCGCAACCCGAGGGAAACCGACGCCTGCCACTGGAGGGCATGCGCATCATCGATGTCACCACATGGTGGGCCGGCCCGATCGCCACGCAGATGCTGGCGATGCTCGGCGCCGACGTCATTCACGTCGAATCCATCCAGAAGATCGACGGCTGTCGGAGCGTGGGCAGCACTTTCGCGGCTCAACAGGAAGCCTGGTGGGAGTGCAGCTTCATCTACCTGTCGGCCAACACGAACAAGCGCGGCCTGACGTTGGACCTTTCCAGCCCCAAGGGGATGGAGGTGCTCGAAAAGCTGATCCTCGACGCCGACGCCCTGGTGGAGAACTACAGCCCGCGCGTGATGGACGGCTTCGGCGTCAGCTGGGAAAGGATTCAGGAACTCAATCCCCGCTGTCACTATGTTCGCATGCCGGCCTTCGGTCTGGACGGACCGTTGCGCGAAAACGTGGGCTTCGCCGCGACCATGGAGCAGATGAGCGGTCTGTCGTGGTTGACCGGACACCTCGAGGATCAACCGCGGATCCAACGCGGCCCGTGCGACCCGGTTGCGGGTGTACACGCCGCGTTCGCCTTGCTGGTCGCCATGGCCGAGCGCGATCACAGCCAACGCGGTCACTTCATCGAATGTTCAATGCTCGAAGCCGCACTGAACATCACCGCCGAGCAGGTGATCGAGCACACGGCCTACGGGAATCTGATGAGTCGGCAGGGGAATCGCAGTCCAGAAGCCGCACCCCAGGGACTGTACGCGTGTCGCGATCACCAGCTCGCCGAAAACCCGCAGTGGCTCGCGCTATCGGTCACCAGCGAAACGCAATGGCGGGCGCTCGTGGAGCTACTCGGACGACCGGAATGGGCCACCAAGATCGACGCAGATCTACCTTCGCGACGCGCCCTCCATGACGAGATCGACGAAGGACTGCGCAATGCATTCGCGCAACGCGACAGGGACACGTGGATCGAAGAGCTTCTCGCCGTCGGCGTGCCAGCCGCCGCGATCCTCGATCCCCGTTCGCTATCCACCCACCCGCACTACCTGGCACGTGGCTTCGTAGAGGAACTCGAGCATCCGGTCATCGGTCGCCAGTTGACGATGGGCGCACCCTTCCGCTTCGCCAGCGTCGAGCGCTGGCTGAACTGCGCAGCACCGACCCTCGGCCAGCACAACGACGAGATCCTGCGCGAACTCGGTTACAGCAAAGACGAGATCGACAACCTGGCAGCCGAAAAGATCATCGGAACTCTGCCCGAAGCTCACTCCCGGTGA
- a CDS encoding dihydrodipicolinate synthase family protein: MTLAHERLRPRRKIAGMSAVLLPFSATGDIDWAGFEAHVARTAESGLVPAVNMDTGYVHSLDAATRVKILDATQACVDDFVAGAFVADKPGDSLDEPAYHRAVEEIASRGGTPVLFPSHGLNALGGSDWVGAQARMAADWDSYLGFELGPM; the protein is encoded by the coding sequence ATGACACTCGCCCACGAGCGCCTGCGACCACGCCGCAAGATTGCGGGCATGTCTGCGGTTCTGCTTCCGTTCAGCGCGACGGGCGACATCGACTGGGCCGGTTTCGAAGCTCACGTGGCGCGCACCGCCGAGTCCGGGCTCGTGCCTGCGGTGAACATGGACACGGGCTATGTGCACTCGCTGGACGCCGCCACCCGAGTCAAGATCCTCGACGCGACGCAGGCCTGTGTGGATGACTTCGTCGCGGGTGCGTTCGTCGCCGACAAACCGGGCGACTCGCTCGACGAGCCCGCGTACCACCGCGCCGTCGAAGAGATTGCATCGCGCGGGGGTACGCCCGTCCTCTTTCCGTCGCACGGGTTGAACGCGCTCGGCGGGTCAGACTGGGTCGGGGCGCAGGCTCGCATGGCCGCAGACTGGGACTCGTACCTCGGGTTTGAACTCGGCCCGATG